The Mycolicibacterium doricum genome includes a region encoding these proteins:
- a CDS encoding TetR/AcrR family transcriptional regulator, which yields MSDSQEAPVADDDVDPRRIRSRTRLLDAAATLLSTGGVEAVTVDAVTKASKVARTTLYRHFQSSSHLLAATFERLLPQVTTPAPNSGPVRDQLVESLSRLAALFNAPLHVTTLAWLSLGFTGPSNEADDRHTSGALRARVVDQYRQPFDAILTSPKAQAQLDDFDRELALCQLVGPLAFARMTGIRTITHDDCANLVDDFLAAHRKTESHINKGAKSAIKKTGPARLAR from the coding sequence GTGAGCGACAGTCAGGAAGCGCCAGTCGCTGACGACGACGTGGACCCTCGGCGTATCCGGTCACGAACTCGGCTGCTGGATGCAGCCGCAACCCTGCTGAGCACCGGTGGCGTAGAAGCGGTCACCGTCGATGCCGTCACCAAAGCGTCCAAAGTGGCCAGAACCACGCTGTACCGGCACTTCCAAAGTTCGTCCCACCTGCTCGCAGCGACGTTCGAACGCCTGCTTCCGCAAGTGACAACTCCGGCACCGAACAGCGGACCCGTCCGTGACCAGCTGGTCGAATCGCTCAGCCGCCTAGCCGCTCTCTTCAACGCGCCCCTGCATGTCACGACGCTGGCATGGCTCTCCCTGGGCTTCACCGGCCCCAGTAACGAAGCGGATGACCGCCACACATCCGGGGCGTTGCGGGCCCGAGTTGTCGACCAATACCGGCAACCGTTTGACGCGATACTCACCAGCCCGAAAGCGCAAGCCCAACTCGACGACTTCGACAGGGAACTGGCGCTCTGTCAACTCGTCGGCCCACTCGCGTTCGCCCGGATGACCGGGATTCGCACCATCACTCACGACGACTGCGCGAACCTCGTGGACGACTTTCTCGCCGCCCACCGCAAGACCGAGAGCCACATCAACAAGGGGGCTAAGTCCGCGATCAAAAAGACGGGGCCCGCGCGCCTGGCTCGCTAG
- a CDS encoding DUF1460 domain-containing protein, producing the protein MPVGYSATAPIPVTAYLANHPLEPPVVRVAGRSEKILGDLLRVRNHAVLAQAPSLAESVSRQFLGVPYGADTLVGSATGPEELVVNVEAVDCFTYADYVEALKRADDREEFVDRLIEVRYKYGVVGFRNRRHFFTDWSTAAPAIATDVTANLGAKSVTVAKRLNRKDDGGVYLPGLPEVSREITYIPSGAVGDTVVDGLRTGDYIGAYAADGGLDVTHVGIFVDTPEGPAVRNASSLPTNNKVVDDPFFDYVATVPGIVVLRATQ; encoded by the coding sequence TTGCCCGTCGGCTACAGCGCAACCGCACCGATCCCCGTCACCGCCTATCTGGCCAACCACCCGCTCGAGCCGCCGGTCGTACGCGTCGCGGGCCGAAGCGAGAAGATCCTCGGGGATCTGCTCCGGGTGCGCAACCACGCTGTGCTCGCACAGGCTCCGTCATTGGCCGAGTCCGTCTCCCGGCAGTTCCTCGGGGTGCCGTACGGCGCCGACACCCTGGTCGGTTCGGCGACCGGGCCCGAGGAACTCGTCGTCAACGTCGAGGCGGTGGACTGCTTCACCTACGCCGACTATGTCGAGGCCCTCAAGCGCGCCGACGACCGCGAGGAGTTCGTCGACCGTCTCATCGAGGTCCGCTACAAGTACGGCGTCGTCGGTTTCCGCAACCGGAGGCACTTCTTCACCGACTGGTCGACGGCCGCACCTGCAATCGCGACAGACGTGACCGCGAACCTCGGCGCGAAGTCGGTCACGGTGGCCAAGCGCCTCAACCGCAAGGACGACGGCGGGGTGTATTTACCCGGACTACCCGAGGTGTCGCGGGAGATTACCTACATCCCGAGCGGGGCGGTCGGCGACACGGTGGTGGACGGTCTGCGCACCGGCGACTACATCGGGGCGTATGCCGCCGACGGCGGTCTCGACGTCACGCACGTCGGGATCTTCGTCGACACACCCGAGGGACCGGCCGTGCGCAACGCCTCCTCGCTGCCGACGAACAACAAGGTTGTCGACGATCCGTTCTTCGATTACGTGGCAACCGTCCCGGGGATCGTGGTGCTACGCGCGACGCAGTGA
- a CDS encoding NAD(P)-dependent alcohol dehydrogenase — protein sequence MKAMQLTAWKTPPQIREVPEPEAGPGQVVIRVAGAGACHSDLHLLHDFEAGMMPWNPPFTLGHENAGWVHTIGAGVSGLQVGEPVAVYGPWGCGRCKRCQVGMENYCERAADQPAAGGGLGYDGGMAQYMLVPAARLLVPLGDLDPVDAAPLTDAALTPYHAVKRSLPLLTPGATAVAIGIGGLGHMGVQILRALTAARIIAVDTRPEALRLAEQSGADHAVRSGADAADEIRELTEGRGADVVVDFVGVDATMALATAVARPLSDITVVGIGGGSVPFGFFSVPYEARLATTYWGSRPELMEVLDLARQGRIKTVVHRFTLDEAPMVYERLAAGEFTGRAVITPNA from the coding sequence GTGAAGGCAATGCAACTCACGGCATGGAAAACGCCTCCGCAGATCCGGGAGGTCCCGGAACCCGAAGCCGGCCCGGGGCAGGTGGTGATCCGGGTCGCCGGGGCGGGTGCATGCCATTCGGATCTGCACCTGCTGCACGATTTCGAGGCCGGCATGATGCCGTGGAATCCGCCGTTCACGCTCGGACACGAGAACGCAGGCTGGGTGCACACCATCGGCGCCGGGGTGAGCGGCCTGCAGGTAGGCGAACCGGTCGCGGTGTACGGGCCGTGGGGATGCGGCCGGTGCAAACGGTGTCAGGTCGGCATGGAAAACTACTGTGAACGCGCGGCTGACCAACCCGCCGCGGGGGGTGGGCTCGGCTACGACGGCGGCATGGCCCAGTACATGCTGGTGCCGGCGGCCCGGCTCCTGGTACCGCTCGGCGACCTGGATCCCGTCGACGCCGCACCCCTGACCGACGCGGCGCTGACGCCGTATCACGCCGTCAAACGATCCCTGCCGTTACTGACGCCCGGGGCGACCGCGGTGGCGATCGGCATCGGCGGGCTGGGTCACATGGGGGTCCAGATACTGCGCGCGTTGACCGCCGCTCGCATCATCGCCGTGGACACCCGCCCGGAGGCCCTGCGCCTGGCTGAGCAGAGTGGCGCCGACCACGCCGTTCGGTCCGGCGCCGACGCCGCAGACGAAATCCGCGAACTCACAGAGGGCCGAGGCGCCGACGTCGTCGTGGATTTCGTCGGGGTCGACGCCACCATGGCGCTGGCCACCGCGGTCGCCCGGCCACTCTCGGACATTACGGTCGTGGGCATCGGTGGGGGCAGTGTGCCGTTCGGCTTCTTCTCGGTGCCTTATGAGGCGCGCCTCGCCACGACCTACTGGGGGTCGCGGCCCGAGCTCATGGAGGTGCTCGACCTGGCCCGCCAGGGACGGATCAAGACCGTGGTGCACCGGTTCACGCTCGACGAAGCGCCGATGGTCTACGAGCGTCTCGCCGCCGGCGAGTTCACCGGCAGGGCGGTGATCACCCCGAACGCGTAA